Sequence from the Spirochaetaceae bacterium genome:
TTCTTGCTGATAATTGCCACAGGCCAATAAAGTTATAGTCAGCAATATTAATGTTGTTTTTTTCATGGCTTAACCTTTTAATTTTAGCTAAGTAATTTTTTTACTTTATTAACCACATTCTCGGCCGTAAACCCAAAGTGCTTTTGCACCTCTTTATATTTACCCGATAAGCCAAATCTATCCATCGTTAAGTAATCGCCGTCTAGGCCCACCAGCTTAGCCCAGCTTAAACTGCTGCCGGCCTCGATAGCCAACCGCTTGCGGCAGCTTTTGGGCAGCACTTCTTCTTGATAGGCGGCATCTTGCTCCAAAAATAACTCGCTGCTAGGCATACTTACTACACGTACAGGGATATGCTCGCTCTGTAACAACTTAGCGGCCTCGATGGCCAAATGCAGCTCGCTGCCAGAGGCCAGTAAAATGGCCTTAAAGCCCTCATTATCGACCGCTACATAGCCCCCCTTTAAAGCGTTAGGGCTTTGCAAAGCTAAGTAAGGCAGATTTTGCCGGCTTAAAATTAAAGCCGTTGGCCGCGTGCGGCTGCTAAGGGCCAAAGCATAACCGGCCATCACCTCGTAGCCATTAGCCGGGCGGTAAGTAAGCAAATTGGGGGTAGCCCGCAGCATAACCAGTTGCTCGATAGGCTGATGCGTCGGGCCGTCTTCCCCTACCGCAATAGTATCGTGAGTAAAAATATAAATCAACGGCAATTTCATTAAAGCGGTAAGACGCAAACTGGCCTTAAGATAATCGCTAAAAACAAAAAAGGTAGCCACATAACTTAAACTGCCGCCGTAAAGCATAATACCGTTGGCAATGGCCGCCATCGCTTGCTCGCGCACACCATAAGCAATATTGCGGCCGGCAGCATTTTCTTTAAAATTTGGGCTGCCTGCTAAAATTGTTTTGTTAGAAGGCCCCAAATCGGCGCTGCCGCCCCATAGCTGCGGGTATTTATTTTGTAACTTATTTAAAATTTGCCCCGATAGGGTACGCGTGGCTATTCGCTCTTCGGGAAAGTTCCATAAATCTTGATTGGTTAAAAGATTATCAAGACCGATAGGCTCTTCATCTTTTAAAAGACGGCTATATAACTCTGGGTATTTTTTTTGATAGTCTTCAAAATTTGCTTGCCATTTATTATAAGCCTCAGCCTTACCGGCCATAAGCTCTTTAAAGTGTTCTTTTACCTCAGAGGCGATAAAAAAATCGTCCGGCGGGCAGCCAAGTTTTTCTTTTAAAGCTTTAACACCTTCTTCGCCTAAAGGTTCACCGTGCGATTTTGCACTGCCCTCACGCGGGCTGCCGTAACCAATTTTGGTTTTTACCTCGATAAAACCGGGCTTGCCGCTGGCTTTAGCGGCCGTTATTGCCTTATCGATAGCCTCTGCATCGTTACCATCTTCTACCAAAAAAGCGGCAAAACCATAGGCCGCATAACGAGCCCGCACATCTTCGGTAAAGGTAAGGTTAGTGTCGCCTTCGATGGTGGTATCGTTACTATCATACAAAATGATAAGCTTGTTAAGACCAAATGTACCGGCCAGCGAAGAGGCTTCGGCGCTAATCCCCTCCATCAGGCAGCCATCACCCACCAGCACATACGTGTAATTATTAAAGATAGGATAATTATCTTGATTATAAAGAGCTGCTTTATGTTTTTCGGCCATTGCCATACCTACGGCATTAGCAAGGCCCTGCCCCAGCGGGCCGGTGGTGCATTCTATCCCCTCAATATAACCGTATTCGGGGTGGCCGGCGGTGATGGCGTTTAGCTGCCTAAAGTTTTTTATATCGTTTAAACTAACTTTAAAGCCAAATAAATGCATTAAGCCATAAAGTAAAGCCGAACCATGCCCGGCCGATAAAATAAACCTATCCCGTCCGCGCCAGTTAGGAGCAGCGGGATTAATATTTAAATGCTTTGCCCACAAGGTGTAAGCGGCAGGGGCAGCCCCCAGAGGCAAGCCCGGATGGCCGCTGCCGGCGGCCTGTATGCTATCGGCGGCCAAAGTGCGGAGTGTGTTAATGGCCTGCTGCTGAATATTTTGCATGAAAACCTTCTTTTATTAATTAAGAATTAGTAATTAAGAATTAAGAATGTGATTTCTTTATCCGTAACTTTTTTATAATGTAGCACGAAAACGGGAGGTTTTTCAAGCCCGTCCGGGGGGTGGGAGAGGTTAGCACGTTAATCTAATTTAGAGAACATCTAAAGAAGATTAACCGCCAAAAACGTGAATTACGCGAAAAAAAGATAAAACTTCGCATCTTTTGCGATTTTATTTACTCTTTTTTCTGTTATTATTTTATAGCCTTATTTATTTTTATAAAAGCCTACATTGTAAACATTTAACAAAAACCCTCCGTAAGGAGGGTTTTAAACTTACTTAATCGTCGTCATCTTCGTCATCGTCTTCTTCGTCATCAAGTTCTTTAAAGCCTTTAATTTTTAACTCCGGCACTTTGGCTTTAATGGCTGCTTTAAGCACATCAATATCGGTACCTTCTTTTACGGCAATAAACACCGTATCATCGCCGGCTATTACCCCAATGGTTTCGTTTAGGGCCAGCCGCTCAAAAGCCATCGCAAAAACGGCAGCAAAATTGGCCGGAGTACGCACCACCGCTAAGTTACCGGTAAGAGTTATCGATAACAACCCTCGGGCCACATCACTTTTAGATTCGGCATCAAGCGGTTTAACTACTTCCTGCGAAATAACATAGCGCAAGTTATTTCCTTCATCAACTACTCGGTAAGCCTTTAAACGGTGCAGGTCGCGGCTTAAAGTGGCTTGTGTAACCACAAAGCCTTCTATTCTAAGCATTTCTTGTAATTGGTCTTGGCTACCAACCTCTTTGTCTTCGATTAGCCGCTCAATCAGCTTTAACCTATGCGCTCTTGCTCTCATAAATATTTCCTCTCTTTTCAAATTAATACTCAAGCTGTTTTTTTAATAAATATTACTATTTATTTTAACATACTTTTAAAAAAAGTCTATACTTTTTGAAAAAAAATGTATATTTTTTTATACTTTTTTTCTAATTTATTATCCAATAACCTTTATTTAAGCTAAATAGCCAACATTTTACTTGCAAAAACTTTTTTAAAAAACACAAACAGCCTTGCAAG
This genomic interval carries:
- the tkt gene encoding transketolase produces the protein MQNIQQQAINTLRTLAADSIQAAGSGHPGLPLGAAPAAYTLWAKHLNINPAAPNWRGRDRFILSAGHGSALLYGLMHLFGFKVSLNDIKNFRQLNAITAGHPEYGYIEGIECTTGPLGQGLANAVGMAMAEKHKAALYNQDNYPIFNNYTYVLVGDGCLMEGISAEASSLAGTFGLNKLIILYDSNDTTIEGDTNLTFTEDVRARYAAYGFAAFLVEDGNDAEAIDKAITAAKASGKPGFIEVKTKIGYGSPREGSAKSHGEPLGEEGVKALKEKLGCPPDDFFIASEVKEHFKELMAGKAEAYNKWQANFEDYQKKYPELYSRLLKDEEPIGLDNLLTNQDLWNFPEERIATRTLSGQILNKLQNKYPQLWGGSADLGPSNKTILAGSPNFKENAAGRNIAYGVREQAMAAIANGIMLYGGSLSYVATFFVFSDYLKASLRLTALMKLPLIYIFTHDTIAVGEDGPTHQPIEQLVMLRATPNLLTYRPANGYEVMAGYALALSSRTRPTALILSRQNLPYLALQSPNALKGGYVAVDNEGFKAILLASGSELHLAIEAAKLLQSEHIPVRVVSMPSSELFLEQDAAYQEEVLPKSCRKRLAIEAGSSLSWAKLVGLDGDYLTMDRFGLSGKYKEVQKHFGFTAENVVNKVKKLLS
- a CDS encoding ArgR family transcriptional regulator, which codes for MRARAHRLKLIERLIEDKEVGSQDQLQEMLRIEGFVVTQATLSRDLHRLKAYRVVDEGNNLRYVISQEVVKPLDAESKSDVARGLLSITLTGNLAVVRTPANFAAVFAMAFERLALNETIGVIAGDDTVFIAVKEGTDIDVLKAAIKAKVPELKIKGFKELDDEEDDDEDDDD